TTTCAATCTAACTTGCTAATTACATGTTGATGGGCTCAAAACGTCTCGGGAGGAAAGGATACGTCGACAGAAGTGACAGCAAAGCGGCGGTTGATTTGATTCATGGGACCGATAGGGTTGTACTACCAAGACTGGGTTTGGAAATTTGCAATTGGATAGGGAGGGACTGACAAGTTAAGGTTCAATATGTGCCATGAACAACAAATATGGCAGCAAATGCTATAACCAGAAAGGTTAGGAGTAATGCAAAGGGATTTCACTTCTTCATTCACCCCCTTCAATGGTTCAAGATGTAATGATAAGAGATAAATGTTAAACAACCCAACTTTTAACTTTCTTAGTTGAGCCTTATAGTTAAACTTCCATTTCTATccatctatctatctatctatatatatatatatatatttcaatcaaagACCCTTGTGTTGTTAGCCTTAAAAATTACCAAACCTACAAATCTCGTTGCATTCTTCCAATTTCAAGATTCCAACAACAAAAAGGAAAGGTTGAAGAAATAAAATGGATCAAACAGAAAAGCAGAAGCAGAAGCAATCACTGAGTCAGTTCCATAGAAAACTGACTCGGTTGCTTCTTTCAGTTTCTATTTTTTCCTTGTTTTTTTCTCATTCTTTGTTCCATTCCTTAAACTCCACTTTCCATGACACACTTGCTTTCAAGTTTCTTAGCCATAACATAGAAAAAAACTTCATATTCCTTCTTTGCAATGGCCTCCTTGTTTTCCTTGCAAAATTTTCTGGACTCATCAGTTCTTCATCAAAGCATAATAATGATCATCAGTCTTTCAAGAGCTATGAATATGTTACTCAAACTGAGTCAACTAGTTTGGATCCCAAAACACCATTgttagagaaggaagaaaatgcTGGTCTTGGTGAAGAAGAGTTAAAACGGGCATCAGTTGATGAACCTTTTGTTGAAGAGATGAACAAAAGGTTTGATGAATTTATCAGAAAGGTGAAAGAAGAATTAAGCACGGAAGCTTGACAACAGTTAGTCATTGTTTATAATTTGTCAAATCATTTCGGGTTTTGGGCAATGAATTTTTTAGGTTGGGTAATGAAGGCATCGAAGAATGGCACAGTAGTAAATCAGGGTTGACGATGTTTGGGGCCTTGGAACCTTGATAAAGTTACACGGAGTAAACACAATCTAACCAACAAGGTCCAGAAGAGCCAGTGGGTGGACAATGTATATTGGCTCACCCATACACGACGCTGATGGACACAGTGAAAAAGCTGAGGATGACGATGTTTTTGGTATCGTTAATGGAGATCACACTGATGAAGAAGCTGGCAAAGATGAGCAATATCAGTTAACAAGATTATTTAATACAATTTCAGACTTTTACTAAGCTTTGAACACatgtttgaaattattttgaactATTCCCAAGGTGTTTGAATTTACCCACAGAATAAAATGGGGTTCCAAGGACCTGGAATGACTAAAAATACAAGGTGTAGTGGCTTAAGTCTCGAGACTCAGGCAACAAATCCTAATACTGCGCCTATATATAGGTCTTGAGAGTTGGACTTCCTACTACAAATTTTTACTATTGACTAGCCAGTCTTGTTACTAGAAGGGTTTAATCTCAAGACTTAATGTTGGGGACCTCAAAATTGGTTCAAAAACACTTTGAATCATCCCCAAACATCATCATATGATACCAGTAAATCTCAAATAATTTCAAAACCATTTTAAAGCTCATTCTAACTTAATTTCAAGTTATACTCATGTTCAAATGTCAaataaaatattcacataatttCAAATGACACATGGTAActcaaataaatgtaattataaacAGTTAGACTAGCCTAAAACTTTATGTACATGTCATTACACCATCATAACTAATACATAAAATTAATTACTTTACAGCCTTCCGACCTCATACTCTAATGCGATCCTCCCTATATACGATCTCAAGCTCTTTGGAAAAGTTTTTACCTATGGGTTCAAATAACTAACACGTTAAGCTCAAAGAGTTCCATAAGTACACTCAAGCTTCCTACCTtaccttatctcatatatatatatattattaaccctgAGTTTAATTATTGAGCTTAATTGAGCTCAAACTCGAGTAGCTCAATTATATCTCGACCCAagatcaaacttaaaaataaatattcgaTTAAGTTCAAACCAAGTATCGAGCTTCAAATTTCAAGTCGAACTTAACAGTATTTAGACTCGGATTAGCTCAATTCTAAAGCAAAATAATAGTGGCTTAAAAGAGAGAAATATTCATTTGTAACCCAAATTAAATGAGTTGATGATAACCAATTAGAACTAACGTACTGATATGGGCGGATGATAGAGAAAGGACACTCCTAGCCAAGGACCCTATCTTATGGTTCCTATATGATATCAGGTCTTTTTAGTTCCATCTATAATTGCCTTGTTTTAATGACATTAATTTGGTATTCCATTTATTTTAACAAATGGTTAAATTTTGTCGTTAATCTCTATACTTCTATGAACTTTGAGATTTAGTCCATATGTTTTAAAAGTTCTAGTCCAGTCACTAAAACCATTAGTACTTTTCG
The genomic region above belongs to Gossypium hirsutum isolate 1008001.06 chromosome D05, Gossypium_hirsutum_v2.1, whole genome shotgun sequence and contains:
- the LOC107921743 gene encoding uncharacterized protein → MDQTEKQKQKQSLSQFHRKLTRLLLSVSIFSLFFSHSLFHSLNSTFHDTLAFKFLSHNIEKNFIFLLCNGLLVFLAKFSGLISSSSKHNNDHQSFKSYEYVTQTESTSLDPKTPLLEKEENAGLGEEELKRASVDEPFVEEMNKRFDEFIRKVKEELSTEA